The nucleotide sequence TCGGGGTGGCGCTCATCGCCAGCACGTCGACGTTGGTGCGCAGCTGCTTCAGCCGCTCCTTGTGCTCGACACCGAAGCGCTGCTCCTCGTCGATCACCACCAGCCCCAGGTCTTTGAACTTGATCTCGCCGGTGAGCAGCCGGTGGGTACCGATGACCACGTCGACCGAGCCGTCGGTGATGCCCTCCTTGACCGCGCGGGCCTCGGCGTCGGTCGAGAACCGGGACAGGCCCCTGACATTCACCGGGAAGTTCACGTAGCGCTCGACGAAGGTGTCGAGGTGCTGCTGCACCAGCAGCGTGGTCGGCACCAGCACCGCCACCTGCTTGCCGTCCTGCACCGCCTTGAACGCCGCCCGCACCGCGATCTCGGTCTTGCCGTAGCCCACGTCGCCACAGATCAGCCGGTCCATCGGGACCGTCTTCTCCATGTCCTTCTTGACCTCTTCGATGGTCACCAGCTGGTCCGGCGTCTCCACGTAGGCGAACGCGTCTTCCAGCTCGCGCTGCCACGGCGTGTCCGGCCCGAAGGCGTGCCCGCTGGTGGCCATCCGCGCCGAGTACAGCTGGATCAGCTCACCGGCGATCTGCTTGACCGCCTTGCGGGCCCGGCCCTTGGTCTTGGCCCAGTCGGTGCCGCCGAGCTTGTTCAGCGTCGGCTGCTCGCCGCCCACGTAGCGGGTGACCTGGTCGAGGGCGTCGGTCGGCACGAACAGCCGGTCGCCCGGCTGACCCCGCTTGCTGGCCGCGTACTCGATCACCAGGTACTCCCGGGTGGCCCCGCCGACGGTGCGCTGCACCAGCTCGACGAACCTGCCCACCCCGTGCTGCTCGTGCACCACGTTGTCGCCGGTGGTGAGCTGCATCGGGTCGACCACGTTCTTGCGGCGCGCCGGCATCCGGCGCATGTCCTTCGTGGTCGAGCCGGGCGCCGTGCCGCCGGTCAGGTCGGCCTCGGTGAGCACGGCGAACTTCTGCCCCGGAGCGACGAATCCCTGCCCCAGTCGTCCCGTGCCGACCGCCGCGACCGACTCGGCCGGGGGCCGCGAGAGGTCGTCGACCAGGCTCGCGGCCAGGTCGGCCTCGGTCAGCATCTCGACCACACGCCGGGCCAGGCCGCTGCCCTCGGTGATCACCGCGACCCGCCAGCCCTCGCGCAGCCAGCCGCCGATGTCGGCGATGGCTCGCTCGCGGTCACCGCGGTAGGGCTCGGGGGCGCTGATCTCCGGCACCAGGACGACGGCTCCCTCGTCGCCCTCGTCGTGCGCCGCCTGCCCGGTCTCGTCCAGGCCGAACGGCGAGACGGTCCACCAGGGCAGGCCCTGCTTGAGGGCGTGCGCCCGCACGTCGGCCAGGGTCCAGAACGACCCGGTGCCGAGGACCGGCTCCAGGTCGACCGGCACAGCACTGCCCGCGGCCGCGCTGAGCCAGCTGGCCTGGAGGAACTCCTCGGAGGTGGCGACCAGGTCGTGGGCCCGGGCGCGGATCCGCTCCGGGTCGGCCAGCAGCACGTGGGTGTGCGGCGGCAAGACGTCCAGCACCGACTCCATGGCGTCGACCAGCACCGGCGTCAGGGACTCCATGCCCTCGACCGCGATCCCGGCGGCCACCTTGCCGAGCAGGTCGGCCACGCCCGGCAGCCGTTCGGCCAGCTCGGCCGCCCGCTCCCGGACCTCGTCGGTGAGCAGCAGCTCGCGGCACGGCGGGGCCCAGAGGCCGGTCTCGGCCACCTGGAGCGAGCGCTGGTCGGCGACCGCGAAGTAGCGGATCTCCTCCACCTCGTCGCCCCAGAACTCCACCCTCAGCGGGTGCTCCTCGGTGGGCGGGAACACGTCGAGGATGCCGCCGCGCACGGCGAACTCGCCCCGCCGCTCAACCAGGTCGGTGCGACTGTAGGCGGCCGCGGCCAGGCGCTCGACCACCTCGGTCAGCTCGGCCTCCTGCCCGGCGTGCAGGCTGACCGGCTCCAGGTCGCCCAGGCCGCGCACGACCGGCTGGAGCACGGCCCGCACCGGGGCCACGACCACCTGGACCGGCCCGTGCTCGGCGGTCTCCGGGTGAGCCAGGCGGCGCAGCACGGCGATGCGGCGGCCCACGGTGTCGCTACGCGGGCTGAGGCGCTCGTGCGGGAGTGTCTCCCAGGCGCCGAACTCGGCCACCGCGTGCTCGGGCAGGAAGCAGCGCAACGCCGCGGCCAGGTCTTCGGCCTCGCGGCCGGTGGCGGTGACGGCCAGCACGGTGCGGCCCTGGCCGGCCACGCCGGCCACGAGCGGGGCCCGCAGGCCGGGCGGTCCGGTGAGGTCGAGCAACGGCTCGCCGCCCTCTCGGGCGATCCGCAGCACGTCGCTCACGGCGCGATCGGCGCCGAGCAGGTCGAGGATTCCGGTGAGGCTCATGGCTCCGCAGGGATTGGCACTAGTGTTCGAACAGCACAACGTGCCGGGCTGCCTGAACAGTCCGGGCCACTGTCAGCTTACGGCGAATTCCGGGCCGGGGCTCAGAGGTCGGGCCGCCGCGACGCCCGCACCGGCCTGCGACGATTTCCGCAGGCCGGGATCGGCCCGCCGATGATGATCGGCCGGTTTTGAGCGACATCTGGCGGTCAAACCACCCCACGGACCCGGCACTCTTCCGGCCATAAGAATTCTGGGATCTGGCGCAAACCGGTGCGACTCATAAAATGATCCGGATCCGGAAACGCAACTCGGCACGGGGCCGGGATTCCGGCCGGTCGAATCCCCTCGCGGGAAACGCTGGGCATCAGTGGAGGGGGCACGTGCACGATCCCGCGTACGAGAGATCGCTGAAGGTCGTCTACGATCGGATCGCACACAATTTCAGCCGCGCCGAACCGCGTAAGCGCGCCTGGAACTATCTCGTCGACCTTCCCAAAGCTCATTCGGCCGGACTGCGGCGGGGCGAGACGGTCGGTCACTATTCCGGTGAAATCCGCGCCGACGGGGTGCAGCGCCTGCTCACGTCGGCCCGCTGGGACGAGTTCTCCGTGCGTGACGAACTGCGTGCCATCGCCATCCAGGCAGGTGGCCGTACCGGCGGGACACTGTTCCTGACCGAGATCGCCTTCCCGAAGAAGGGCCGCAACGCCGTCGCGGTCGAACGTCAGTACAGCCACGACACGCAACGGGTGGAGAACTGCCAGATCGGGCTGCTGCTGTTCTATTTGACCGCCGACCGGCAGGCATTCCTGATCGACTCCGAGTTGTATCTGCCGCCGTCCTGGGTGAGTGACCCCAAACGTCGCGACCAGGCACAGATCCCGCCCGAAGTGGTTTACCGCAGCAAGTCCGCGATCGCCGCGGAGATGATTCGCCGGGCCTGGGAAAGCTCCATCCGGCCGGTCTGGGTGGCCTGCAATCTCGTCTGCACCGAGAAGACCATTCTGCACCGTCTACTGCGGCGTTACGGAGTTCAGCACCTGATTGCCGGCAGCGCCGGGGAGATGCAGGCGGGCGGTGTGGGCGGTTTCGGCAAGGCGCTCACCGACGAGTCGGCCGGTCCCCCGGCCGGCGGAACGGTGCCGGGGCACGAGATGCTCCAGCTGCGCAACACCGTGCTGCACCGGTTCTCCACCCGCGGCAGCGATCCGGCCCGCATCGAGATGTCGTACCTGATGCTGTCCGGCACGACGCGCAACTCCCGCGCACGCTCCTACTACACGGCTTACCTGCGTCCCCACGCGGGACTGGCCGAGGTGGTGCCGATCGTGCAGCTGATCGAGGGGGCCGCGGCCCACTGCCGGGCGGTCAAGCAGAAGACCGGGCTGGGTCACTACGAGGTGCGCAGCTGGCGGGGGTGGTACCGGCACGTCACGCTGGCCTCCGCCGCCCAGATGGCTCTGGAACTGGCCCGGCACGACAACTCCGGAGACCTGCGTCCGCAGTACGTGGACCTGCGCGACGTGGCCTACTCCGGCACGGGCAAGGGGCAGACGGCGGTGTAGGTGCTGTCAGAAAATCATGGACGACGAGGAGCCCGTCACGGGCTCCTCGTCGTCCATGATTTCAGGCCTGTGCCGATCAGGCCTGTGCCAGCGGCGTGTGGCCGGCCGCCACGCGCTCACCCTCCCGCACCGGCCCGGGCGGGGTGCCGTCGCCGAAGGGACGGCCGCCGAGCTGCTCCCGGTGGTGCGGGGTGAGCCAGTTGGACAGGTCGGGCCCGGCCGGCACGATCCGGGTCGGGTTGATGTCTTCGTGCACCACGTAGTAGTGCCGCTTGATCTGGTCGAAGTCGATCGTGTCGCCGAAACCCGGTGTCTGGAACAGGTCCCGGG is from Kineosporia corallincola and encodes:
- a CDS encoding IS701 family transposase encodes the protein MHDPAYERSLKVVYDRIAHNFSRAEPRKRAWNYLVDLPKAHSAGLRRGETVGHYSGEIRADGVQRLLTSARWDEFSVRDELRAIAIQAGGRTGGTLFLTEIAFPKKGRNAVAVERQYSHDTQRVENCQIGLLLFYLTADRQAFLIDSELYLPPSWVSDPKRRDQAQIPPEVVYRSKSAIAAEMIRRAWESSIRPVWVACNLVCTEKTILHRLLRRYGVQHLIAGSAGEMQAGGVGGFGKALTDESAGPPAGGTVPGHEMLQLRNTVLHRFSTRGSDPARIEMSYLMLSGTTRNSRARSYYTAYLRPHAGLAEVVPIVQLIEGAAAHCRAVKQKTGLGHYEVRSWRGWYRHVTLASAAQMALELARHDNSGDLRPQYVDLRDVAYSGTGKGQTAV
- the mfd gene encoding transcription-repair coupling factor, translating into MSLTGILDLLGADRAVSDVLRIAREGGEPLLDLTGPPGLRAPLVAGVAGQGRTVLAVTATGREAEDLAAALRCFLPEHAVAEFGAWETLPHERLSPRSDTVGRRIAVLRRLAHPETAEHGPVQVVVAPVRAVLQPVVRGLGDLEPVSLHAGQEAELTEVVERLAAAAYSRTDLVERRGEFAVRGGILDVFPPTEEHPLRVEFWGDEVEEIRYFAVADQRSLQVAETGLWAPPCRELLLTDEVRERAAELAERLPGVADLLGKVAAGIAVEGMESLTPVLVDAMESVLDVLPPHTHVLLADPERIRARAHDLVATSEEFLQASWLSAAAGSAVPVDLEPVLGTGSFWTLADVRAHALKQGLPWWTVSPFGLDETGQAAHDEGDEGAVVLVPEISAPEPYRGDRERAIADIGGWLREGWRVAVITEGSGLARRVVEMLTEADLAASLVDDLSRPPAESVAAVGTGRLGQGFVAPGQKFAVLTEADLTGGTAPGSTTKDMRRMPARRKNVVDPMQLTTGDNVVHEQHGVGRFVELVQRTVGGATREYLVIEYAASKRGQPGDRLFVPTDALDQVTRYVGGEQPTLNKLGGTDWAKTKGRARKAVKQIAGELIQLYSARMATSGHAFGPDTPWQRELEDAFAYVETPDQLVTIEEVKKDMEKTVPMDRLICGDVGYGKTEIAVRAAFKAVQDGKQVAVLVPTTLLVQQHLDTFVERYVNFPVNVRGLSRFSTDAEARAVKEGITDGSVDVVIGTHRLLTGEIKFKDLGLVVIDEEQRFGVEHKERLKQLRTNVDVLAMSATPIPRTLELAVTGIREMSTLATPPEERHPVLTFVGGYDERQISAAIRRELLREGQVFFIHNRVESIDRTAARLHELVPEARIATAHGKMGEHQLEQVMVDFWEKRFDVLVCTTIIETGLDISNANTLILERADMMGLSQLHQLRGRVGRGRERAYAYFLYPSEKPLTETALDRLQTIAANTDLGAGMRVAMKDLEIRGAGNLLGGEQSGHIAGVGFDLYIRLVGEAVAEFRGENEQENHEVKIDLPVDAHLPTDYLPDERLRLEAYRKLAEVSSDEALDAVKAELVDRYGPLPDVVNHLLEVARLRILARQAGLTEISTMGKAIRFGPIDLPDSARMRLHRLYPGTQDKPATKTVLVPGPTTARIGGRPLRDVAVLTWAREFIESVLLSSVRAAASVGSARR